A stretch of Brassica rapa cultivar Chiifu-401-42 chromosome A08, CAAS_Brap_v3.01, whole genome shotgun sequence DNA encodes these proteins:
- the LOC103833607 gene encoding uncharacterized protein At4g04775 isoform X2 → MVSEMDRVLIHLFVICLLCVAINLFMSFVFVCLILIASTFFFSGLVIMGQDYSYTQPSSSDELDLTYLLESEAQIYKDEAESSLYIAESFQYTPSPEADDGIPTTCYCGSEPEIATSHTHKDPGRRYYTCPNVDDGECHIWKWWDVAVTEEMTEVKRQMRLLKDQAFQCDQNVVKLQKTVCEVQKTVCEQKKSVWEVKKPYMRIMVSVLTVLLGFAVMYMSGISSKK, encoded by the exons ATGGTTTCAGAGATGGATCGGGTGCTCATACATTTGTTTGTAATATGTTTGTTATGTGTTGCTATTAATCTGTTCATgtcttttgtgtttgtttgtcttATTCTCATTGcctcaacattttttttttcaggtttagTCATCATGGGACAAGATTATTCATACACGCAGCCTTCTTCATCAGACGAGCTTGACTTGACGTATCTTCTTGAATCAGAAGCTCAAATTTACAAGGATGAAGCTGAGAGTAGTTTGTACATTGCAGAGTCGTTTCAGTACACACCTTCACCCGAGGCTGACGATGGAATACCGACGACTTGCTACTGTGGTTCTGAGCCAGAAATTGCCACATCTCACACGCATAAAGATCCAGGGAGAAGGTACTACACCTGCCCCAATGTGGATGATGGGGAATGCCACATTTGGAAATGGTGGGACGTAGCTGTTACGGAGGAGATGACTGAGGTTAAGAGACAGATGAGGCTGCTTAAGGATCAAGCTTTTCAGTGTGATCAGAACGTGGTTAAGCTACAGAAGACAGTTTGTGAGGTACAGAAGACCGTCTGCGAGCAAAAGAAGAGCGTATGGGAGGTCAAGAAGCCCTATATGAGGATAATGGTCTCAGTCCTGACCGTTCTTTTAGGTTTCGCGGTCATGTATATGTCTG GAATAAGTTCGAAGAAGTAA
- the LOC103833631 gene encoding uncharacterized protein LOC103833631 codes for MSSSSSDEVEERLDEIIDDIIDETYINILEAQPSKPKKRAYIERDRKIGHNRLWNDYFSEDVTFPPYLFGRRFRMNKELFLRIVHRLSEHVPFFQQRRDATGRFGLSPLQKCTAAIRLLAYGSAADAVDEYLRVGESTEISCLKHFNEGIIQLFGNEYLRRPTEEDLQRLLHIGEIRGFPGMVGSIDCMHWRWKNCPTAWKGQYTRGSTKPSIVLEAVASQDLWIWHAFFGLPGRAPRVEYVVNGHMYNLAYYLTDALSWDQQQIGKTMRACIILHNMIVENERDGYDTQYDPSEFEEEDVASSSRVHKSHGTDIPPSINEMRATRVQIREPEIHHQLQNDLIENIWNKFGDEN; via the exons ATGTCATCATCGTCATCCGATGAAGTTGAAGAAAGATTGGACGAAATTATCGACGATATCATAGATGAAACCTACATCAACATTTTGGAAGCCCAACCCTCTAAGCCGAAGAAACGCGCTTATATAGAACGAGACCGCAAAATCGGACACAACCGATTATGGAATGATTACTTCAGTGAAGATGTGACATTTCCGCCGTATTTATTCGGACGCCGTTTTCGTATGaacaaagaattattcttgcgTATTGTCCATCGCCTCTCAGAACACGTTCCATTCTTTCAACAAAGAAGAGATGCAACGGGGAGGTTTGGTCTTTCaccactacaaaaatgtacAGCCGCCATTCGTCTCCTTGCTTATGGTTCTGCAGCTGACGCGGTTGATGAATATCTCAGAGTTGGTGAAAGCACGGAAATTTCGTGTTTAAAGCATTTTAATGAAGGAATAATTCAGTTATTTGGTAATGAGTATCTACGAAGACCGACAGAAGAGGATCTTCAGCGACTACTCCATATTGGAGAGATACGCGGGTTTCCGGGGATGGTAggaagcatcgactgtatgcattggaGGTGGAAAAATTGCCCAACGGCTTGGAAAGGACAGTACACCCGGGGATCAACAAAACCGTCAATTGTGTTAGAGGCAGTAgcttcacaagatctttggatatggcacgcttTCTTCGGTCTACCAG GTCGGGCTCCGAGGGTAGAGTACGTGGTCAACGGACACATGTATAATTTGGCGTACTACCTCACGGACG CTCTTTCATGGGACCAGCAACAGATAGGGAAGAcaatgagagcatgtatcatactgcacaatatgatagtcgAAAATGAACGAGATGGATACGACACTCAGTACGATCCAtctgaatttgaagaagaagatgtagcCAGCAGTTCACGGGTGCATAAGTCTCATGGTACCGACATCCCTCCAAGCATCAATGAAATGCGTGCCACTCGGGTTCAGATTCGCGAGCCGGAAATACATCACCAATTGCAGAATGATTTAATTGAGAATATTTGGAACAAATTTGGGgatgaaaattaa
- the LOC103833609 gene encoding LOW QUALITY PROTEIN: tryptophan aminotransferase-related protein 4-like (The sequence of the model RefSeq protein was modified relative to this genomic sequence to represent the inferred CDS: inserted 1 base in 1 codon), producing MEKKLLLITVSIITNLVFTIHILYRNSTTWNPTWTSRAAIEAEDAASVSCSGHGRAYVDGIGVLGGKQPSCECNNCYTGKDCSILLSDCPVNANSGDPLFLEPFWMRQAESSAALVSGWHRMSYIYQDGTYMSXSAETVIRKLHSVVGNAVTDNRFVIFGSGSTQLLAAAVHALSLTNSSSSGPARLLASVPYYAMYKEQAEFFDSVHLKFEGDAFAWKNSERNDNTTQVIEVVTSPNNPDGKLKRAVLDGPNVKTIHDYAYYWPYFSPITVPADEDLSLFSLSKTTGHAGSRFGWGLVKDKTVYENMKRYITLSSMGVSRTTQLHVLQLLNVVVRDGGDNIFHFGHETLKKRWETLNKVLSLSTRFSLQKIKPEYCNYFKKVRDFTPSYAWVKCERPGDANCYEIFREAKITGRDGKVFGSEESFVRLSLIRSQDDFDHLIDMLKKLVLQEGVEAHSI from the exons ATGGAGAAGAAGCTGCTTCTTATTACAGTGTCGATCATCACGAATCTTGTATTTACTATTCATATTCTTTATAGAAACTCAACCACATGGAATCCGACTTGGACCAGTAGAGCTGCTATTGAAGCAGAGGATGCAGCCTCTGTGTCATGCTCAGGCCATGGAAGAGCTTACGTGGACGGTATTGGAGTCCTTGGCGGCAAGCAACCTTCTTGTGAATGCAACAATTGCTATACAGGCAAAGATTGTTCTATTCTTCTCTCAGATTGTCCTGTCAACGCTAACTC AGGAGACCCTTTGTTCTTAGAGCCTTTCTGGATGCGACAAGCAGAGAGCAGCGCGGCTCTGGTCTCGGGATGGCACAGGATGAGTTATATCTATCAAGATGGGACATATATGT GAAGCGCTGAGACGGTCATCAGGAAACTGCATAGTGTGGTGGGAAACGCTGTTACAGATAACAGGTTTGTAATATTTGGAAGTGGAAGCACACAATTGCTTGCAGCAGCTGTTCATGCCTTGTCTTTGACAAACTCATCATCATCAGGACCCGCAAGGCTTTTGGCTTCAGTTCCATATTACGCT ATGTACAAGGAGCAAGCGGAGTTCTTTGACTCAGTACATCTCAAGTTTGAAGGAGATGCGTTTGCGTGGAAGAATAGCGAGCGCAATGATAATACCACACAAGTTATAGAGGTAGTGACATCTCCGAATAATCCAGATGGGAAGCTGAAAAGAGCGGTTCTTGATGGTCCTAATGTCAAAACAATTCATGATTACGCCTATTACTGGCCTTATTTCTCCCCTATAACTGTTCCAGCTGATGAAGATTTGAGCTTGTTTAGTCTCTCCAAGACTACAGGTCATGCTGGCTCTAGATTCgg gtGGGGTTTGGTAAAAGACAAAACTGTttatgaaaatatgaaaagatatATCACTTTGAGTAGCATGGGAGTTTCTAGGACAACACAGCTTCATGTTCTTCAACTGCTCAACGTAGTAGTTAGGGATGGAGGCGATAATATATTCCATTTTGGTCATGAAACTTTGAAGAAAAGATGGGAGACACTGAACAAGGTCTTGTCACTCTCTACACGTTTCTCGCTCCAGAAAATCAAACCTGAGTACTGCAACTATTTCAAGAAAGTCAGAGACTTTACTCCTT CTTATGCATGGGTGAAGTGTGAAAGGCCAGGAGACGCAAACTGCTATGAGATATTCAGAGAGGCCAAGATAACAGGACGTGATGGCAAAGTGTTTGGATCAGAGGAAAGTTTTGTGAGATTGAGTCTAATCAGATCACAAGATGACTTTGATCATCTTATTGATATGTTGAAGAAGTTAGTCTTACAAGAAGGTGTAGAAGCTCATTCTATCTGA
- the LOC103833607 gene encoding glutathione S-transferase T3 isoform X1, with the protein MAANNTSYVNLLFSQSQSPVDLDSPEPFWFGTQGPDASPTVESAVDSPVRKERRPWSTKEDKILIGAWLNTSKDAVVSNEQKAARFWSRIVDYYNKSPQLVGTVPRELGQCKQRWARINEQVCKFVGCYDTALREQSSGQNDDDVMIAALDNFSNQYSVKFSMEHAWRELRHDQKWSSTYLAKGSGKEKRKGVEVVREEEVVRPVGVKAAKAATKKKKSVAEESLSQIQAIMEMKDKLSKQKLLDRLLAKKDPLTEMEKALQLTLMSNML; encoded by the coding sequence ATGGCTGCGAACAACACAAGTTATGTTAACCTCCTGTTTAGTCAATCTCAGTCCCCAGTGGACCTTGATTCACCCGAACCTTTTTGGTTCGGGACCCAAGGTCCTGATGCGTCTCCTACTGTCGAATCTGCTGTGGACTCTCCTGTTAGGAAGGAGAGGAGGCCTTGGTCTACTAAGGAGGACAAAATCCTAATCGGAGCTTGGCTTAACACGAGTAAGGATGCGGTGGTGAGCAATGAGCAGAAAGCTGCTAGGTTCTGGAGCCGCATTGTTGACTACTACAACAAAAGCCCTCAACTTGTGGGAACAGTGCCTAGAGAGCTTGGTCAGTGCAAGCAGAGGTGGGCTCGGATTAACGAGCAAGTGTGCAAGTTCGTAGGCTGCTATGACACAGCACTGAGGGAGCAGAGTAGTGGGCAAAACGATGATGATGTCATGATAGCTGCTTTGGATAACTTCTCCAATCAGTACTCGGTCAAGTTTAGCATGGAACATGCCTGGAGAGAGTTGAGGCATGACCAGAAATGGTCCTCTACCTATTTGGCTAAGGGGAGCGGGAAGGAAAAGCGCAAAGGGGTGGAGGTTgttagagaagaagaagtggTTAGACCCGTGGGGGTCAAGGCAGCTAAAGCTgctacgaagaagaagaagagtgttgCAGAAGAGTCCTTGTCACAAATACAAGCTATAATGGAAATGAAAGATAAACTCTCTAAGCAGAAGTTGCTTGACCGTCTACTCGCCAAAAAAGACCCTCTTACTGAGATGGAAAAAGCTCTTCAGCTGACACTTATGTCTAATATGTTATGA